The DNA region TAATTTGGTTTAGAAATGAATATCTAAGCATTGCTAAATACATTCAGTAAACATTATAATATCTTAAATATTCTCTGAACATTAATTTTTGACCATTATTATCTAATGAttgtaccaacttcgtacaacctaAATAACTGTGTACAAGATTGGGCAACGTCATTGCTCCCacttaaaaattgattctttttATCCATACAAACTTCGTACGACTTCAAATACTATATACCAGGTTGGGCCTACTTAACTTCTtctaatttatttgaatttttctgaTTCGAACCAACTTCATACAACTGAGATAACTTTGTACGATGTTGGGCCTCcatcacttcttctacttaggttgaattttctttaacaataccaacttcgtacaacttaaataactgtgtacgaggttgggcctacttcacttcttctacttaatttgaatttttttgaacaATACTAACTTTGTacaatttggattttttttcttcGAAGTTTTCGTTTCATAGCACGTGGAACGTTGTCTATTCTTCCACATAAAAAATCCATCATTGTTTTATAAGTCTGTTCGGGTATTATTACGGAATTCCGTTTAGTCCTTTTAACTTCCAACCATTCCTAAAATTTTTCTTCCGTGTACCTCTTTTCAGTCTTCATTGTGCTGAACATAAAAACACGCGTCAAAAGTtttaatgtaaatttaaaaatgtgcgTTCGAAAAAGTACTCGAAGAGGATTCGAAATTTACCTACCTTTTCCTATCGAAATAACTTAAAaggttagaaaaaataatatattgaaaGTTTTTGCGTTCTTCTCCGTTCTCAGCGCTACGGCAAAAAATCCCAACTTCGTACAGTGAATGACATCGTACGGAACACGTGTTTTCAAGCGGCTGaataatgtttttgaaaagtatGAAAGGTTGCCCTCGATTATTTTGAAACCAAAACAAGTTCAATGTTTCGAGTATTTAGGAGAAGGACACCACGTTATAGTTGTTTTGCCTGCAGGGTTTGGTAAATCGTTAATTTATCAACTTTTACCCGACTTTGTTCCAGAACGAAAGGCAGAGGCAATATTGTACTTGTTGTCTCTCCTTTAACATCAATTATTCAAGATCAGCTAGTATATTTAACTAAAGTAGTCATTGAATGTGGTTTCTTACAACTCGAAGACCAAGCTAATAATAGTCAGAAGTACAAACCCTTGTTTGAAGAAGATTTGAATGATGCATCAAattctattttcaaaatttcaaaaagcatTGTTGCAggcaaatgtaaaattttatttgcataTCCTGAGTCCCTGTTATCAGATCAGGGAAGGAAAATATTAAGATCAAAAATTGAGGAAAATGTTGTGGCTTGTGTGAGGCGCATTGTGTGGAATTATGgtaagtatagctagctagctagctttcttTGTAAATATAACGTATCAAAAATCTAGCTACATACATagctattatatataaaaataatatgcctAAATATAgcaactaaatatatataaacaaactattatatattatatatccatTTGAAAAAGTTTCACAAACAGAATATGTGTATATGTATAGCTATAataattgaataatataaatttatcaCATAATACGGTTAAGCTAAAAAAATGATGAATTACTGTATGTTATATCTAGGGGTGAAGAATTTCGTACAGAATTTCAAAACTTATCAGTTTTACAAGCATTATTCCGTCACAGTATCATGTTAGCTTTGACTGCAACTGCTTTACCCACAAAATtacgtaatttaaaaaaagctttgaaaatagaaaattgcAAAGTGGTTACTGCAAATCCAAATcgtaaaagcaattttttttaaaaaagaaatcagAATGAGTAATTGCAAGGGTTTAGCAGAAAATAGGGATATATTACTACCTATCGCAACAGAGTTaaagcacaaaaaacaaaactaccctatgacaattatttatttaaatttaacaaatttgcaataaaaatatagaatataaagcataataattttattaaacaactatttaacaatttttataacTAACCAACGGATGATGGTGTGAAGTTTCtttgtatttattgtttttaattgatttttacgACTTATGTTATTTAATCAATGAACATGTATTTTTTACCTGTTTGCTGCAGCAACCTTCAATAACAAGTACTGTATTTATTCTTTGCATTAAGGACAATTCATGTCATCTGTGCTGCTTTAAAATTgagtaaataaaacacaattttatCTGTAGATCATGCTCAATATGTTTTCTGCCTGCTACAGCTGTCAATATGTCTATTAAAAATGGATTATATTGTGTGACTTCTGACCATAAATTACcttctttaaaaaacatcatTTCGTCACAATTCTTTTCAAACAAGACAGAGCCACCACTTTTCTTTACAAGTTTTTGCATGCAGTGCTTATTTTATCTGTAACAAGTTGCTTAATGGCATCAATTAATTTAGGgcaattattttttatggtaGTAATGATAATATCAATTCTCCTTGTTTGTAATGcagtaataattttattttcttgatcTTCAGTAATAAAGTcgctttgaggttgttttgttttgccaaGTTCTTTAGGAAGTATTTTTGTGTTTGACTTTATGTCTGTTTCATTTGTTATGCTCAGTAAAGTAATAATTAGGGTAATGCCGTGGGCCAATCAGATGCGATACGGTGACCAGCCTGGTCCAGGGCTATTTCgctagaactatcagaaagcgcagcgccgttgagaagcaaacAGTCCTTGGGACGACGTTGGGAGTAATACTCTGTATAGCTGCAATACGGAATTTGGTTCAGCTATACGGAGTCTGCCAACGAATGTTCTTAAAGTGAAATATTGCAATATATGACTGTTTAAaactatttccaaaaaaataaaaattaatcacCATAAAGAACAAGTTAAAAAGACAAGCACATCATTTTCCAACTTTTTTATCCATCGTAAACATACGAAGTATATTATTGTAGCTATATGGAATTTGGGAACAGTAGTTTGATTGCAGCAAACGGATTACGGCATAAAGATTGTGAGATACTGAGAGTATGTTATGCAGAAGTTGCTATGCGGAGTatgctatacggagtgtgacatgcttcatatacgaagtatgctatacggagtgtgacatgcttagtatacggagtgtgaTGTGCTTAGTATACGGAGTATGACATGCTTATAGCATGAAGAGTATGAAATGCCtagtatacggagtgtgacatgcttaaTATACGAAGTATgttatacggagtgtgacatgcttagtatacggagtgtgacatgcttagtatacggagtgtgacatgcttaaTATACGAAGCatgctatacggagtgtgacatgcttagtatacggagtgtgacatgcttagtaTACGGAGCGTGACATGCTCAGTATACGAAGTTTGACATGCTTATAGCATAAGGAGTATGACATGCTTAATATACGACGTGTGACATGCTTAATATACGAAGTATGTTATACGGAGTGTAGgcttagtatacggagtgtgacatgttTGGTACGAACAATTTTAAAGTTGCataataaaaagtcattgattGTATGGTTAGTTTTGTTGCATATAGAAACATCCAAAACAAAGTTCTAAGGCTtagaataaatataataaataataattttacaaaGTTAAATTTTCTTCCCGTAAGATGTTTCGGCAGCAAAGCAACGTTTTCGGCTTAACCGGAATCAAATCAAATGAATTAACTTTACATGTAACGTATTGCGCCATATCGATACTTTTTTTCCCGTATGATATATCATCaagaaattttttctttaaaaacgcaGAAATGAAATTAGCGGGAATTTCATTTTCCATAACTACTATATGGGAATGAAAATAAGTACACTTCGCTCCTTCGACACCTTTACCCCCCCTCTAAACCCTGCCGATCGATTAAGAGTGTGAGGGATACtgttactttttattataataacCTCAAGGAGCAAATCTCACCAACGCTTCATGATGTTGTTGAAGATGAGGCGCAGATGATAGAAGACGGAAATCGAGTGACGACATGGCAGTTCAATAAGACCCTTAACCAACCACTGGCAGATGCTATTATGCAAAAAATCACGCCTCATATTGATATGAGAGTCACGGTAGTCTACAGCTTCAACTGTGATATTCACAAAGGTGGTGGTGATGTGTCAGGTTATAACAAGACCAGGAGCTCTGGGTCACTATCAAGCATTGCAGAAATCTAAACCTTCATAGAGCAATGTGAGATGAAGCGTCTCGACCTCGAAGATGCGGAGTTTTGGACCAAGGCATACCTACCACCCGACAGAACTATCGAGACCCCTGGAGCATACGAGGGCAAAATTGTCTTTAAGCATGTGCAACTCAAGATCATTTCATCAAGAGAACCGTTACTTGGATGTGGACCACTTCCTGACTGGTTGCGAAAGAAGAGATTCATCTACGGCTTTGACAAAGAAGATGAAAGAACGGACAATTTGTGCTTCTGGAGATGCCATACACGTGCACTACAGAGGAGAGCGCAAGCAGCGTAAAAAGCGCACCACACAAGAATCCCTCGCACTGGCTCGTGAGTACTACGAGGACCCCAATCTAAAGCGTGAAAATGTGCGCTTTACAAAGCTTGTAGATTTCGAGGGTATTGCCAAACGATTCAAGATTAACATCAGAGTATTTGAACCGAAGACGAACACTGACAAGGCACCATGGCGGCTCGTCTAAGGACAGAACCAGTACAAAAAGGGGTTAGACACGATCAATCTTGGTATGTTGGATGGCCACTGTTTTTTCATCAAAAAGATGGATGTTTTAACGCAACATTGGGAATGCGAGGCGTGTAATCAACGGTTCACGCAAAGCAACAACCTCACGCGACATAAACAGGACGAGTGCAAAGGTGCCAAGACTACGATCATTTGCAAAGGCAAAAAGGTCGAGCGCATGCCGAGCAAATCAGAAAATGTCTTTTACCCCGATAAGGGTTTCAGCTATGCGGCATGTCAGTGGATAGAAGCGATGGCTGAGCAAACAGGTAGACACATACATCACTCACTCTGTGGACATGGAGGTGAACGAGTGCTGCGAGATTATCTAAAGCGCGAGGTGTATAAAGTTGACGGTTATGAGCCCATACCGAAGACAGTCTACGAATACAACAGCTGCAAGTGGCACGGATGTCTCTGCCAACCCAATAGATCCAATGCAGAAAAGAATTTGTACATTGAAACTAAGTGGAAGGAAGACTTCATAGTAAGGTCAGGGTATAACCTTGTCACAGCATGGGAGTGCGAGAACCCACCAAAAATCAAGAGATGCttcaagaaagaatttcgaCTCTACCCCCACTACATCGTGTTCGACTTTGAGGCCCTCATAGCACCATTGAATCAGCGACAAACAGCAGATCTAACATATCTACCCGAGCATATCCCAGTAAGTGTGGCTGTTCATGACAGTCTCAACGAAAATCCAACATTCATCGAGCACCACGATCCCAAGATTTTGGTTAAACAGTTCGTTAAGGAGCTGGAGAAAAGGCAGGCCCTCATCGTTGAAGAAGTTGAGAGAGTGTACCCAAGGCCCGACGATTTTGACATGCTGCCATACAGATACCAGGACGCCTGGAACGAATGGGTGAACCAAGTGACGGTGATAGGTTATAACAGTGGTAAGTATGACATCAATCTGATCAAGCAGTACTTTGTCGAACGAATTGCGGATGATGACGAGGATAAGATTAAAGTAGCAAAGAAGAGCAATGACTACATGTTCCTCGCCACTTCAAAGTTCAAATTCATAgatattaaaaactttttagcgCCCGGGATGAGCTATGAAGATTGGTGCAAGTCGTTGGATTGCAACCTCAAAAAGCTCGTGTTCCCATACGAGTGGTTGTCGAGATATGACAAGCTGAATCATATCGGCCCTGTCGATCATGAGGCCTTCTATAGCAACCTTAGCGGTAAAAACACCCTCTCGCCCGAAGATTACCAGGCGTTCCGGGATGAGTTCTATAAGAGCGGGTGTGTTACTATGATGGACTGGTTGGCCGAGTACAACCTGGCGGACGTGGTACCTTTTGTCGAAGCTGTCAATAAGCAAGGACTACATACTACTAGGATGAGATTGACATTCTGAAGGACGCCGTGAGTATACCAGGTGTATCGATGCGCTACGTTCTGAACAAATCCCTGCGCTTGAACCCCGAAATAGAGCTTTTTGCACCGGGGGACCCCTGCATGCACAAGTGCCAAGACAACTGCATCAAAAACCAATGTAAGGCCTGCatcgaaataaaaaaatcatgcgACGAGTGCACCAGGAATGAGGCTTATCATCTCCTGCAAACAGGCATGGTAGGTGGCCCCGCTATCGTCTTCTGTAGGTATCATGAGCGAAATGTGACAGCCATAACATCTCACATCTATGACAGCCCACGCAAGTGTAAGACCATACTAGGTTATGACGCGAACATGCTCTACCCGAGCACCCTGCTGGTTGATTTCCCTTGTGGGATGTAGAAGCTGATAAAGATGGCAGACCCAGTTGGAGGATTGGAAGCTCTGGTGCATGGTGTTCAGGATGGATCGCTTTTTGGTTTTGCCCAAGTTGATATCGAAGTGCCTGCCGAGCTGTACGACAAGTTCAGCGAAATGGCCCCGTTATTTGTGTTGAAAGAGATCCCTGATAGCCAAATACCGCAGCAAATACATGAGTATTTGACCAAGACCGGGCGAAAACGTATCCCCGGCACTGCGAAGCTCCTGGGGCTGATGAAAGCGGAGAAGACCCTGTTGTGTACAGACCTGCTCAAGTGGTATCTGGAGCGTGGGTTAGTAGTCACGGCCTGCTACCAGCTACTCAAGTACTCAAGGGGTAAACCATTCGCGTGTTTCCCGGAGGAGATTGCGAATGTTGAAAGGCAACAACTTCTACGGAAAAATGATCGAAGACCTGGCAAGGAATGCCAACACCACCTTAACCAGGGATGAGAAGGTGGTAGATGCGGTAACGAGGAGCCCATACCTGGAGGATTTGGAAGAGATTGAAGACGCGTACGAGGTGAGAAGGAGGAAGCAATGAGTTTCCATCGATCGAGCCTATCAATGTGGGATATATGTTTACCAATTAGCCAAGTTGCGCATGCTTGAGTTCTATTATGATTTTCTAGATCAGTACGTCGTTCGCCGAGATTTTGAGTACATTTATATGGATACGGATAGCGCTTATTTTGCCAACTCTGGAGATGAGCTACGTGATGTCGTTCGCCATGAACTCCTAGAGCAGTACGACGCCGATGTGAAAAATTGGCTAGTCACCGACAGGTACTCGAGTCGGACGGGAGGTTTGTTCAAACCCGAATTCATCGGGTCTCGAATGATCGCTTTGACGGCGAAGTGCTATTTCATTGAAGGCAAGGAAGGCACGAAATTCTCGTGCAAAGGCATGTCCAAAAGGCAGCATGAAGTAACGTGGGCCAGGTATATGGGAGTTTTAAAGAGTGAGATAGACACTGCCAAAAAGGTAGGTTTCAGGGTGTACGACCAAGGCATGGTGACGTATCAGCAGAACAAGCTGGGACTCTCTGCTTTTTACGATAAGCGAATTGTGCATGACGACGGGGTACACACATCCCTGCTGACG from Hydractinia symbiolongicarpus strain clone_291-10 chromosome 6, HSymV2.1, whole genome shotgun sequence includes:
- the LOC130648076 gene encoding uncharacterized protein LOC130648076; this translates as MTSYGTRVFKRLNNVFEKYERLPSIILKPKQVQCFEYLGEGHHVIVVLPAGTKGRGNIVLVVSPLTSIIQDQLVYLTKVVIECGFLQLEDQANNSQKYKPLFEEDLNDASNSIFKISKSIVAGKCKILFAYPESLLSDQGRKILRSKIEENVVACVRRIVWNYEFQNLSVLQALFRHSIMLALTATALPTKLRNLKKALKIENCKVVTANPNPVNMSIKNGLYCVTSDHKLPSLKNIISSQFFSNKTEPPLFFTSFCMHYMEFGNSSLIAANGLRHKDCEILRHEEYEMPSIRSVTCLIYEHKEYDMLNIRRVTCLIYEKHPKQSSKA